The nucleotide sequence NNNNNNNNNNNNNNNNNNNNNNNNNNNNNNNNNNNNNNNNNNNNNNNNNNNNNNNNNNNNNNNNNNNNNNNNNNNNNNNNNNNNNNNNNNNNNNNNNNNNNNNNNNNNNNNNNNNNNNNNNNNNNNNNNNNNNNNNNNNNNNNNNNNNNNNNNNNNNNNNNNNNNNNNNNNNNNNNNNNNNNNNNNNNNNNNNNNNNNNNNNNNNNNNNNNNTACTAATTCTTAAGACTTTGTGTTAGAATAATATGATTGTATCATGTATGACACAGGAACCGTATCCAATTAAATTTTGGTGGTAAAAAAACTGATGGTGTCTGTTTCAGTTTATCTTATTGTTTAATCATTATGcgctgaaggatattgctatatAATGGTGTAACTTTgccaacaaaacaaataaaaaacaaatggagAAGCACATTATCAAATACAAGATCCATTGAATGGCGTTCTGCCCAATTCTATTGGGAATCTTTCATCTACAATTGAAATATTATATGTAGGAGATGCTCACCTCAATGGCCTCATCCCCCCAGGTATAGGCAACATGAGTGGTCTTATTATCCTAGTCTTTGAACGTAACAACTTGACGGGAAATATTCTCCCTGAGATTGGTAAGCTTAGACGACTCCAAGGGCTGTTAATACGTAACAGTAAATTGCGGGGACATATTGCGGAGGCGGTATGCCATTTATCTAATTTGGTCAAATTAGATATGGATCGTAATGAGCTCACAGGAGTGATCCCGGAATGTTTAGGAAATCTTAGCATGATGCAACAcctttatttgggttgtaataaattttcatcaaaattgccGTTGAGCCTTTGGAAAATGAAATGCCTTCTCTTTATAAACGTGTCACGAAATTCTATAGAGGGAGAAATTCCAGAAAATATTGGAGAACTGAAGGCCATTGTAGATCTAGATCTTTCCTGTAACCACTTATCGGGTAAGGTACCAAGCATATTGGGGGGACTCCAAAACCTGAAATCTGTCAACCTATCGAACAATTCATTTTCAGGAACAATTCCATTCACCCTTTCAAACTTGAAAAACTTGGAATTCTTGGATTTGTCTTTAAATGCGTTGTCAGGCACTATTCCAAAGTCTTTGGAAATCTATTACACCTTACAAGTATCAATGTTTCATTTAATCATTTTGAAGGTGAAATACCTGCGGATGGTGTGTTTGCGAATTTCACTCTGCAATCATTTCTTGGGAACAAAGATTTAAGTGGAATGCACATTTTGGAGATTCCTGCTTGCCCTATTGATATGAGTACGAGCgcgtagatggacttatgagggcgtATGTTAGttccgagacttggtgtgtgcaaatgaagtgcaaaggagcacctaaatggacaccaaaattgtccatacatagcactccaagggcgcctattGAACCATTttactaaggggtcattttggacatttcacactttattttgtaacctactataaatagaataatgtagggtttAAGTCATTAGTTTTgataaatattgaaagttgtagatacttagacatttctctcttgtgagaaaggcccctatggccaaacattgtaactagggatttcaacttgagtgtggaatcactcgtgtatGATTCAAG is from Capsicum annuum cultivar UCD-10X-F1 chromosome 5, UCD10Xv1.1, whole genome shotgun sequence and encodes:
- the LOC107871550 gene encoding DNA damage-repair/toleration protein DRT100-like, which codes for MSGLIILVFERNNLTGNILPEIGKLRRLQGLLIRNSKLRGHIAEAVCHLSNLVKLDMDRNELTGVIPECLGNLSMMQHLYLGCNKFSSKLPLSLWKMKCLLFINVSRNSIEGEIPENIGELKAIVDLDLSCEIPADGVFANFTLQSFLGNKDLSGMHILEIPACPIDMSTMAATNLDATFDRINDDIEEMKWYVESLRQLLAKLIPKIQLSLSKPRVPRAS